The genomic region GCGATTGCGCAGGATAAGCCACCCCAAAACGGGGGAGGTTCTGGACCAGGCCATGGTGACCTATTTTCGGGCTCCACGATCGTTTACTGCTGAAGACGTGGTGGAGATCGGCTGTCATGGCAGTCCGGTGGTGCTTGAGGCCGTGATGGCGGCGTTGCTGGAAGCTGGCGCCCGAGTGGCAACGCCGGGCGAATTCACGTTGAGAGCCTTCTTGCGGGGCAGAATCGATCTGGTGCAAGCGGAGGCGATTCGGGACCTGATTGAGGCCAAGACACTGTTTCAGGCTCGAGTCGCGCGCCAGCAGGCAGAGGGATCGCTGTCTCGGCGTTTGAAGCCGATCAAGGAATTACTGGTGAGGTTGATCTCGTTGTTGGAAGCCGGGATCGACTTTGCCGACGACGACGTGCCGGTTCTGGCGGAGGAAGCCATACTGGACCAGTTGCGGCCAGTGGTCGCCGCATTGCAGGAGTTTGAGGACGGGTTTGGGCGGGGACGGTTGCTGAGCGACGGAATCACGGTAGCCGTGGTAGGCCGCACCAACGTAGGTAAGTCTACTCTTTTCAACACATTGCTAAGTCAGGAGCGCGCCATTGTCAACGAGCGTCCGGGAACCACGCGCGATGTGGTTGCGGAAGATGCTCAGTTGGGAGGGATCCCGGTGCGTTGGCTGGATACGGCCGGGATTCGAAGCTCGACCGATCCGGTGGAGCGCATTGGAATGGACAAGACCCGTGAGGTGTTGGCCGATGCCGACAGGTTGCTGCTGGTGCTGGACGGATCGGTCGAACAGGCGGAAGAGGACCGTAGGTTGTTGGAGGAGTTGAAACAGCACGCTTGCTGCCTGGTCATCAACAAGATCGACTTGCCGCAACGCTGGTCGGGGGAGCGATTGGGGGATATGGAGGCGCCCGTGGTCCGGGTCTCCGCCTTGACCGGAGAAGGAGTGGAAACGTTGCGGCAGGTGCTGCTGCAGGACCTGGGCCAAGGGAAGGCGGAGGAGGAGGGAGGGGCGCTGGTCACCAACCTCCGCCAGCAGGAACGGATCGGGCAGGCGTTGAAGGCGTTGAAGCGGGCGGACGGCGCGGTCGAGCAAGGATTGCCCCATGAAGTGATATTGCTGGACTTGCACGTAGCCTTGAGGGCGTTGAACGAACTGACCGGAGAGACCGGCATTGACGATATTCTGGGACGCATCTTTAGTACGTTTTGCATAGGCAAGTGACCTGGGGGAAGCTGCCGGCGAGGACGAGAGATGGGTAGCGGCACATTTCAAGACCATGATGTGGTAGTCATCGGCGGCGGGCATGCCGGAGTAGAGGCGGCAGTGGCGGCTGCGCGGATGGGTTTGGATACCGCGCTCTACACCATGAATGTCGATCTCATCGCGCAGATGTCCTGCAACCCTGCCATCGGCGGTATCGCCAAGGGCCATCTGGTGCGCGAGCTGGATGCACTGGGTGGCGTGATGGGAGAGGTGATCGATCGGACGGGGATTCAGTTTCGGTTGTTGAACCGTAGCCGCGGTCCGGCCGTGTGGTCGCCGAGAGCCCAGGCCGACAAGCAACGGTATCGTGTCGCCATGCGGGGATTGCTGGAAGGTGAGGCCCGTCTCGGAATCAAGCAGGCCGAGGTTGTAGATATCGTGAGAGAGAAGGGGCGAGTCAGCGGAGTTGAATTGGCAGACGGCCGCCGAGTGGGCGCCCGCGCCGTGGTGTTGACGACGGGCACCTTCTTGAACGGGCTGATCCATATCGGCGAGCGGAAGAGAGCTGCCGGCCGCAGCGGTGAATCGCCGTCAGTTCCGCTGGCCGAATCGATCAAGGCGATCGGTTTCAGTTGGGGGCGCATGAAGACGGGGACGCCGCCGCGCCTGGATGGACGGACGATCGACTTCGGGTTGGCCGAAGAGCAGAAAGGGGACAAGGACCCCACGCCCTTCTCCTTTAGAACCAAGCGGATAGACCAGCCTCAAGTCTCTTGCTTCATCGCCTACAGCAATCCACGGACGCACCAGGTGGTCCGGGAGAATCTGAACCGTTCACCGCTCTATAGTGGCCGGATTCAGTCGATTGGCCCTCGCTACTGTCCTTCCTTCGAAGACAAGGTGGTGAAATTCCCCGAACGGCCGCGGCATCAGATTTTTCTGGAGCCGGAAGGACTCGGAACCAATGAGATTTACGTCAATGGGCTCTCGACCAGCATGCCGCCGGATGTGCAGATGGAGATGGTCCGCTCCATTCGGGGCTTGGAAGCGGCCGAGTTGATTCGGCCGGGGTACGCCATTGAATATGACTACGTGGACCCCCGTGAGCTGTTTCCCTCCCTGCAAACCAAGCGGGTGGCCGGACTGTTTCATGCAGGCCAGATCAATGGGACCACCGGCTATGAGGAGGCGGCCTGTCAGGGGCTCATGGCCGGAATCAACGCGGCCCGCTGGGTAAGGGGAGAAGAGCCGGTCGTGCTGGGACGGGATGAGGGCTATATTGGAATCCTTGTCGATGACCTGGTCACCAAGGGAACCGACGAGCCCTATCGAATGTTCACTTCCCGGGCCGAATTCCGGCTGCAGTTGAGAATCGACAACGCGGATCGGCGGCTGACTCCTCTTGGGGGGAAGCTGGGACTGATCGGGAGGGACGATCTGGAGAGTTACGAGGCCAAGCAGCAGCGCATTGAGAAATTGCGAGCCGTGCTGGCGGAGATGCGCATTCACGTGGGAAATGGCAGGATTTCGGCAAAAGAAGCCCTGAAACGTACGGAATACCGCATTCGACAGTTCCTCTCGGAGCTTCCCGGGGAACTGCGGAAGGATCTAAGCGCAGAAGAATTGCGCTGTGTGGAGACGGAGATCAAGTATGAGGGATATCTGCGGCAACAGAAAGCGGACATCGAAAAGATAAGACGGGCTTCGGCCAAGGCGCTGCCTGCGGATATCGAGTATGGAAACATTGCCGGCCTTTCGCGCGAAATCGTGGAGAAGCTTTCCCGAATCCGGCCGCTAACCATCGGTCAGGCCAGTCGGATTCCAGGGGTGACACCGGCGGCGCTTGCCATCATCCATGTCCACTTGGAACTCGATCGGCGCAAAAGAAGAGAAAGGACCTAGGTTAGCGAATGTCAGCCGGCGGTTTCACCGAAGACCAAGGAGTGGAGGCCCTTTTGAGCCGGTGGGGGATTGCCTGCAAAAGACCTGTAGGGGATAGGGTAGAAGCCTACCTGGGCCTGTTGGAGCAGTGGAACCGGAAGGTAAACCTGACCGGACTCCGAAGCAGGGAGGAGATACTGAGAGACCTTTTT from Acidobacteriota bacterium harbors:
- the mnmE gene encoding tRNA uridine-5-carboxymethylaminomethyl(34) synthesis GTPase MnmE, translating into MPTLIDDTIAAIATPKGKSGIGVIRLSGGDSRRIVEAVCGCRGNGLRNRTTRLRRISHPKTGEVLDQAMVTYFRAPRSFTAEDVVEIGCHGSPVVLEAVMAALLEAGARVATPGEFTLRAFLRGRIDLVQAEAIRDLIEAKTLFQARVARQQAEGSLSRRLKPIKELLVRLISLLEAGIDFADDDVPVLAEEAILDQLRPVVAALQEFEDGFGRGRLLSDGITVAVVGRTNVGKSTLFNTLLSQERAIVNERPGTTRDVVAEDAQLGGIPVRWLDTAGIRSSTDPVERIGMDKTREVLADADRLLLVLDGSVEQAEEDRRLLEELKQHACCLVINKIDLPQRWSGERLGDMEAPVVRVSALTGEGVETLRQVLLQDLGQGKAEEEGGALVTNLRQQERIGQALKALKRADGAVEQGLPHEVILLDLHVALRALNELTGETGIDDILGRIFSTFCIGK
- the mnmG gene encoding tRNA uridine-5-carboxymethylaminomethyl(34) synthesis enzyme MnmG, which codes for MGSGTFQDHDVVVIGGGHAGVEAAVAAARMGLDTALYTMNVDLIAQMSCNPAIGGIAKGHLVRELDALGGVMGEVIDRTGIQFRLLNRSRGPAVWSPRAQADKQRYRVAMRGLLEGEARLGIKQAEVVDIVREKGRVSGVELADGRRVGARAVVLTTGTFLNGLIHIGERKRAAGRSGESPSVPLAESIKAIGFSWGRMKTGTPPRLDGRTIDFGLAEEQKGDKDPTPFSFRTKRIDQPQVSCFIAYSNPRTHQVVRENLNRSPLYSGRIQSIGPRYCPSFEDKVVKFPERPRHQIFLEPEGLGTNEIYVNGLSTSMPPDVQMEMVRSIRGLEAAELIRPGYAIEYDYVDPRELFPSLQTKRVAGLFHAGQINGTTGYEEAACQGLMAGINAARWVRGEEPVVLGRDEGYIGILVDDLVTKGTDEPYRMFTSRAEFRLQLRIDNADRRLTPLGGKLGLIGRDDLESYEAKQQRIEKLRAVLAEMRIHVGNGRISAKEALKRTEYRIRQFLSELPGELRKDLSAEELRCVETEIKYEGYLRQQKADIEKIRRASAKALPADIEYGNIAGLSREIVEKLSRIRPLTIGQASRIPGVTPAALAIIHVHLELDRRKRRERT